The following are from one region of the Falco biarmicus isolate bFalBia1 chromosome 1, bFalBia1.pri, whole genome shotgun sequence genome:
- the HOPX gene encoding homeodomain-only protein — MATEKPVTLTEEQLEILEYNFSKVNKHPDGTTLSLIAAETGLSEEQTLKWFKQRLAEWRKSEGLPSESGSVRD, encoded by the exons ATGGCCACTGAGAAGCCAGTGACTCTCactgaggagcagctggagatCCTGGAGTACAACTTCAGCAAGGTGAACAAACATCCTGACGGCACCACGCTGTCCCTCATCGCAGCCGAGACCGGGCTCTCTGAGGAGCAGACCCTG aagtGGTTCAAGCAGCGCCTGGCAGAGTGGAGGAAGTCTGAAGGGCTGCCCTCAGAAAGCGGTTCTGTCAGGGACTAG